One genomic window of Hyperolius riggenbachi isolate aHypRig1 chromosome 7, aHypRig1.pri, whole genome shotgun sequence includes the following:
- the LOC137525539 gene encoding uncharacterized protein gives MDIDQLKNHIHSFTFEKCKNGSQGFVRILIQLFGFLGHGKSSFINSCIYVLSDGEYQNWAKAREGDGGITTERISYRLTGNITLVDNRGCKQLSDYETGEIFAQLSNLLPLGKTVEFNQGFTLIDRIIRAQKSLQTSDFVFPVFVHSVKRGIPPEDLNDLKFLLTTARKLSGVFPIVALTHKTSGRLTTTESIFRDMGVERIFSFENYTIEDHFKTRGRHEEVLKFVHEVIKDVQFRVEHQPRDPTKEMMERRQFIMNYIHECGKKAEQENIERQKAMEKALLERKKKLQEEEMRRRIELERQAQSEELMRKREVLERQRKAEKARLDDELHQQEKLNKKNKKKCCLFG, from the exons ATGGATATAGATCAGCTCAAAAATCACATTCATAGTTTTACTTTTGAAAAGTGTAAAAATGGTAGCCAGGGATTTGTAAGAATCCTCATCCAGCTCTTTGGGTTTTTGGGACATGGAAAGTCTTCCTTTATTAATTCCTGTATATATGTCCTTTCCGACGGAGAATATCAGAACTGGGCAAAAGCCAGAGAAGGTGATGGAGGAATAACAACAGAAAGAATATCTTACAGGCTGACAGGAAACATAACACTGGTGGACAATCGAGGGTGTAAACAACTGAGTGACTATGAGACGGGAGAGATCTTTGCTCAACTCA GTAATCTGCTTCCTCTGGGAAAAACAGTGGAGTTCAATCAGGGCTTTACACTAATAGACAGGATTATTAGAGCACAAAAATCATTACAGACATCTGACTTTGTCTTCCCAGTCTTTGTACACAG TGTCAAAAGAGGAATTCCACCTGAGGATTTAAATGATTTAAAGTTTTTGCTCACAACTGCCAGAAAACTGTCAG GGGTGTTTCCCATTGTTGCTCTCACTCACAAGACCAGTGGGAGACTCACAACGACAGAGAGCATTTTTCGTGACATGGGAGTTGAGAGAATTTTCTCATTTGAAAACTACACGATAGAAGATCACTTTAAGACGAGAGGAAGACACGAGGAGGTGCTGAAGTTTGTACATGAGGTGATCAAAGATGTTCAGTTTCGAGTTGAACATCAACCACGGGATCCAACCAAAGAAATGATGGAGAGAAGACAGTTCATTATGAACTACATTCATGAGTGTGGGAAAAAAGCTGAACAGGAGAACATTGAGAGGCAAAAAGCCATGGAGAAAGCATTGTTAGAGAGGAAAAAGAAGCTGCAAGAGGAAGAGATGAGACGACGGATCGAGCTGGAGAGACAGGCCCAGTCTGAGGAACTCATGAGAAAACGGGAAGTATTGGAAAGGCAGAGAAAAGCAGAAAAAGCCAGACTAGATGATGAACTGCATCAACAAGAGAAACTTaacaagaaaaataagaaaaaatgttgcCTTTTTGGGTGA